The following DNA comes from Triticum aestivum cultivar Chinese Spring chromosome 3D, IWGSC CS RefSeq v2.1, whole genome shotgun sequence.
CGACCGTCTCGATGTCGTTTCTCCCCCTTGGGGGCGTTGTTTTTGGGAGCCACAGATCCATGGTTAGTAGCTTGAAGTCTGGGTTGGAGTGTTTGTTGGGTTGTTGGTGTGCAGGATGGTGGTGGTGGAAGTGATCTGTGGCGACGACCAATCCCTTGGTCACCTCGGTGCTGATGGTTGACCTATCTCTTGGGGGCTCATGGCGGCGATGAGGTCTCGGTGTTCGGTGCCCTTCGATGGCGTCTGAGGTTTTGTTGCCTTGCATAGTGCTTTGGTTCCCTCTTTTTGTGATGGTGGTCGTGGTGTGGCCTAGAGGAGGTGCATGGCCTGTCTCGGCGGAACATTGCCCTTCGGCACGGTCAGTGGCTCTCTTTGCCGCGACGTGGCTAGGCAATAGGATTCCCTTCGATGGTCGTTGCGACTTCCTAGCTCTTCAAGGTGCAGAGTGATCGCAGGGCAACCGGCAACTTCTTCTCTACGTCTTCTCGGTGACAGATCTCCTTTCGATTGATTCAACAAAGCTTGCTTCCGCTCTTCTTGGCCCAGCTAGTGGTGTTGGGTGCTAAGTTCTTGGTGTTGGCTGCACGTCGTAGCTCTTTTCTAGATCTTCTTCTGATCTTCCTTGTGCCTTCTTGTGTGTGTTGGTTGCTATCTGTTGTACCTGATGTCTTGTATCTTATTCTTATATATAATAAAAATGGTTCAGGCCGGCATAATCCCGCCGTAGCAccataaaaataaaaaatacagtGCCAGTTGTAATTTAATGCTGGTGTCTCAAAAAATTGCATTAGATTTCTTTATTATAGATAGACTTGGGCGCAAAGTTAGCCATAGAGAAGTACTATTGTGCTAACAATCTGAGCTGAATACTGCTAAATGCAATACTATTGTGCTAACAATCTGAGCTGAATACTGCTAAATGGCAATAGCTGCATTcatcactttagaatggttggtttaAGAGCCAATAGAAATAATTTTCGGATACTCTGCAGTTTTGCTTCCCATTATGTCCAAGATCTGTCATAGATTGGAACGTCATGCTTCCCAATTCTGCAAAGCCCAAGATATATTTTTGAGACTTGCTTCCCAGAGTCAATGATAATATccaaagaagcacgcaagatttaTATGGAACAGAGGAACCGATACATGTCAAACATCAATGCGGGTGCTATTATTGTTATAGCCTGGTTAGACTTTTGCTGCTTTGGTCAGAACATATACATAGTTGAATCAGTGGTCAATGTAGTTCTACTGTAACTAAACCAAACAGGGTCAGTCTCCCTACCAACATTGACCACAAATAAAAGATTACAAGGACGCACCATCTTCATCCCTTCTCAAAActgaaattaaaaaaataaaatgactATATCATTGGGAAAATAGTTATGCATTATACGCGGCTCAGATTGTTGAAACCCAGAATCAGATTGTTTTTATTGTTTCTAAATGTAAttactccccccctctctctctccctcagtctacagggcgtgcgcgtacccctacgtcgtcaatttgaccaacctaatacaagtcatatattataaaaaatataccaatataaacttcagatgttctattttcaaacggtataaattttgtgttatatagtttatattagagtGATGAAATTGACAATCTAGGTATACGCGCCGGATTTGTAAACTGAAGCAGAGAGAATACATGTCTTGCTTGCTGATGTGGCATGATTGTGTGACGATGCCACATTATTACTTTTGCACTAACTTTCGTGATCTCATGTGTTGCGTGCTGGGAGCTTGGCTATGTAGTTGATCCTTCAATTTTCTATATATAAATTACACTCTTTCGGCTGCAATCTAATTCATTtctcttttatatatgtttttgttacatgcttcatatttttaatgtttTTAAAGTGTATATTAAAAAATACTCTTGCATTTTATCTTTGTTAGTTATATTTGTTTATGTAGCACCTAATAATGCATTTCTTTTAACAAGATTACCATGACAAGCgcacggggtatcatctagttgagCAAGTTTGACAGCCAACAAGTTGGTACTAATACGAGGAACAGTTTATAATGTTGATACATACTCCAGGTTCCTATTGTAGCATTGTACTGTGGGTACCGACATTGTATGTATGACGCACAGATGCTCACACGTTGGATCGAGCACACCACCTCCACTTAATTACTCGATATATATAAGTAAGCCGATCCATGGATCGATGtcatgtcaaggaagaagaagaccctTCTCCTGGAAACTCTTGATGCAGTCGTCGAACATCTGCTGGATGGAGAGGAATGGAGGGAACCCCAGCGCCTCCATCTTGCTCGTGTCCATCTTGTGCGCCCTGTCATCCCCCTTCCCGCCGCTGCACCTGTTTCATTCAATATCCCAACgccatgagttcatcatccatgaGTTGCTACATCTAGAGCTAGGAACTTACTCTGTGGGGATGGGGTACTGCGGGTAGCGCTCCCGGAGCGACCCGAGCACCTCGGACCAGTGCGCGACGTCGCCGGAGCAGATAAGCCTGCCGGACGCCCTGCCGTCCTCCATGGCCAGGACGTGGCCCAGCACCACGTCGTCCACGTGCACGAACCCGATGGTCGTGTTCGGGTACTTGCCGAGGTCCCCCTTGAGCAGCGCCAGCACCACCAGCGCCGTGCTCGTGGCCGCCGCCCGGCCCAGCACCGGCCCGACCACGAACGACGGGTTCACCACCACCAGGTCCAGCCCGTGCTCCGTCGCCAGCCGCCacgcctccttctccgccaccgTCTTGGCGTACGCGTACCACAGCCCGTACGTGCGGCAGTAGTCGGCGTCGCTCCAGTGGGACTCGTTCAGCGCCGGCGGGGCGCCGCCGTGCACGTGGTGGTGGCGGTACCGGACGCAGGAGCAGGAGGAGGTGAACACCACGCGGCGGGGCGGCACCGCGGCCCGGGCGCAGGAGCGGAGCACGTTGCCCGCGCCCTTCACGATCGGGTCCACCAGCTTCTCCTGCGCGTCCTTGCCGTCCTCGTAGCTGACGACGACGGGGGACGCCGCGTGGAAGACGCCGTCGACGCCGCTCACCGCCGCGTCGAAGGAGCCCTCCACCAGCAGGTCGGCGCGCAGCAGCTGCAGCCGCTCGTCGGCGCCCTCCAGCTCCCACAGGAACCCCACCTTGGCCTCGTCGCTCGGGTCCCTCACCGTGGCCCGCACCGTGTGCCCGGCGGCCAGCAGCGCCCGGATCAGGTGCGACGCGATGAACCCCGTCCCGCCGGTCACGCAGTACTCCGGCATCTCGATCGACCACCGCACTGTGTATGTCTACTTCTTGACTCCGGCTGGTGTTAGAAGAACATGCATGCGTTGGGTACAGATTTATACCACGAGTTTGTTTTCAGGATCGATCTATCTGCTGGGGGGAAGAGAAAGAATGCGATGGACGGATCAGTTGGCCGGGGCAATGCAACGCAAATGTGGCGCCATGGAGTTCGGTTTGAATTAGGTTGAACATGGGAAGAGGATTCTTGAGGGCATCAGGGATGCGTGGCCTATTATTCTTCATCTGCCGCATTCTTCTATACTGAACGAGCAGTAGATACGTACGTACGCATGCATGGGCATGTAGCAATCTCAACCTCACGTACTAGTAGTTACCAACTTGTTTGCTGTCAAACTTACTCAATTACCTCAACACTAGTTGCACTAGGGGAAAATGGTTGTATGTGGTGCTCGCCTGTTTACCGAGTGCATTACGTCGGATACTTGGCAAACAGACACCTAGGGACATCTCTAGCCCAACTTCCAAAAATGTGCTCTTTCATTCTATTCCTACCAAAATATGCTCTTTCATTCTAGACGATCTCTCACTGGTTTACCTCCTCAAAATTTTGGGAGAAATGTCCACGGGCTCTCGAATTTGAGCAGCCGAAACAAAAGTCTTAGCAAAGATTCCTTTTAGGCTGCTGCTCCTCTCGCTTCTCCGCCTTCATCATGTTTCTTGCCTCCGCCGGGCACCGCGCATGCCGGACGACACCCCACAGCCCTGTCAATCCCCTGCGCCTCCTTCGGTTCCCTCCCTAGCCGCCACCGTGGGGAACTCATGGACGACTAGGGCCACCGTGGAACCTTGTTTTGTCAGAAACGGATCTTCCAAAGAAGCACGGTGGTGTAGACCCGCACTGAAGCAAAATGGCATCCAAATATCATCCACGCCAGCGACCTTCTGAATATTGGAGTTCAGCCACGGTGGGATTGCTCGGCGAAGGGCGAGCATGGCTTCGAGGGGAATCAAGCTACTCGATGCCTGCAGACGACCCCCTCGGCCTCGTCGCCCACTTGCAGCCTCAACGTCGTTCGCTGCAGCTCTCACCTCCTCTGCCTGCCAAGTGTTTGACGAATCACCTAGATacaatttttttaatgtttttCTTTGCTTTCTTGACTGCTTTTGCAATCAAATTCACCATTCAATATTGCAATGGTAGATGAATAGGTTAAGAAAGATGTTCTTCAATGACTTTTcatctgaagaggaagaagatgatgaagatgactacgatgGCCATTGTCGTGATCGTTGGCAAGTAACATAGGAGACCTAGACTAGATTCTCGGTTCGCCCGCTTGGATATCAACCATGATTGGGCAGAAGGCTATGGCAAGCTTGTCGGGGATTACTTTGCACCCAATGCAACATATGCAGAGAAGTATTTCCAGTGGCAATTTGGATGCACTGAAGTATCTTCAACGCCATTGCAAAAGTAGTTGATGGTCAAGATCCTTGGTTTAAATTGACAAGGAGTGAATCGGGGGAAATGTCTGTTGATGAACTGTGTCGCGGCTCTTCGAGTCCTTGCCTATGGGTGCTCGGCCGACGCCATTGATGACAATGTCTGCATTGGGGAAAAACAATCCTCGAGATGGTTCGAAGATTCACACAAGCCATGGTCAAGATCTATGAGTGAGTGAGGCTCATGGGTCTTATTGAAGAATGCGGATGGTCATGGATGCTTGGATTAGTTGATTACATCCAATGGACATGGAAGAATTCTCCCGCGGGATGAAAAGGTCATTACAAAGGGTATTGGAAAGATCCAACAATCATCCTCGAGGTGGTTGCATCAGAGGATCTGTGGATTAGTATTCGTATTTTGGGTTCCCTGGCTCTCACTGTGGATTTTGTGTCCTTTCAAGACTAGTACCTTTTGGAATGCTTGTTGTTGAAGATGCTCCGCCTTGCATCTATGTTCTCAATGGCCGTGGGTACACAATGGGTTACTACCTTGACGATGACATCTATCCTACATGGGCCACATTTGTGAAGATAATTCAGCGTACTCAAGGCAATAAGAGATCCCACTTTGCGGCATGTCAAGAGTCGGCAAGACTGGATGTTGAGAGAGCTTTCAGTGTGCTTCAAAAGTACTTTGCGATTTTTCATGCCTTTGTCGAGTATGGAAAGCCACAAGTCCTCTGGCAAATAATGACATGTTGCATCAtattgcacaacatgatcatcgagaatgataGAGGAATGCCAGATAACTTGTAGTATATCTCCAATAGGGATCATGTCGAGCCGGAACACAATACAAACATAATCAGGAAATTCCACGCAACACATCAAAGGATTGAGAACAGAGAAGTTCATACCTTGTTACAAGATGATATTGTTGAGCACTTGTGGCCACTTCATAACACTTGATTCTTGTGCGTTTATCATGCTTTTTATTTGGATTATTACTTTATTTGAGCCATTTAATGCGCTTGAATTTGAATAACTAAGTTTATAATGTTGTTTAATTGTGTGAACCTAAATTACCAAGTTTCCACTTGATACCAGTGTATCTAGTTGAAATTATAGACAAAAAGATAAAATAATTGGAAAATATTGTTTTCTAGAAAATTAACTTTTAGGAGTTTTGTTATGCCTACTTTTTTTTAAACAATTGAGATGTTTGAGGAGTTAAATTTATTAGTTCGCGTAGTGAGCGACATAGAGGATTAATTGAGTACGGTGGTGTGTAAGTAGATGGCCTTTAGGTTGGTAAATATAGGGGTTTTGGACGATAGGATTGAATCAAGATCAACCTTTGAACTTTGTGTTGTTCATAATGCAGATCGAGACGAACAACACGTGCAACGAAACAAAATACAGATGTTTTTTACCCTATTTTTTCTCAGTCAGATTCAACTAAAAACACGTGCAATATAGATAAAATCGCTGCGGGCGACCAAAACACATGCAATATAAATAAAATCACTGCGGACAACCAAAATATAGATGAAGTCGCTGCGGACATGCACTTATCGTATCTAGCGGCCGGTGACGAAAGAAACCCGGGGGCACGTCCTTATCGGCTCGGCAACGACGACGAGGCAAGTGCGTGGCCGGGCTAAggctagtcacagtggagagtaacttagactagtaacatacatatgttacatGTTACCATCTTCATAGTGGGAAGTGTCATAGATGTAGTAACATACATATCTTTATTTATTGCTTTGTAGACTTATTTTGTATTGGAAACCACTAgatgatggtaacatattatgttactctatttgtctcTTTCCTTTTTAATTACATGACACATCATTTTttcttatgtggcatctatgttactatttatattattattatttccaCTATGACTAGCTAAGTGTCGGCCAGCGACCGACACGTGCCTTGATCAGCTAGCAGGTCAGCGCATAGGGGTTCGTTTTTTGGCCGGTGGGTGCGCGCCAGATGCATGCGTTGCATGAGCCCCACGTGGCCACGCCATGAATGCACGCAGTTTACAAATGCTCTAGCTCCTAACTCGAGGTCCGTGACTGCCGTGCCACGCCACAAGGTCTCCTCTACCGTCGCCTCGCTGTTGGTCCGGCGGGGCTACATATACTCCATCTAGTCGACGTGAACGCCACTCCACCATCTTCTGCTTAACTAGCTACAGTTCACCAGCCATGACGAGACGCGCTGCAGCCACCTTTATGCTGATGCTCTCGCTCCCGACAGCGGCCCTCATGGTCGCCGCCGACGACGTGGGCGTCGACAGCATCCGCCTCCCTACCGACGGCGGCGAAGGTAATGCCTCAACTGTTAAATTTCTGGTAGTTCATCTATCTTACTGCCACCTACGTCGTTCGTTCAGGTCTCGCAACGAGCAAAGGAGGCGAGAAGCAGACACTATCACTCCCAGTCCCTGACCAAATAGTGGCGCCGAGGGAGCAGAACGTCGGCGACGTCCTCGAAGAAGAGGAGAGGCCGTGGGCGTGCTGCAACAGCACCGTGTGCACCAAGTCCTTCCCGCCGACGTGCCGGTGCCTGGACGAGGTCGAGGAGTGCGCCCCCGCATGCAAGGCGTGCGAGCCGTCCGGGTTCAACCCGGCCTTCCACGTCTGCAACGACCAGTACCACGGCGACCCAGGGCCGACGTGCGCCAAGGAGGAGAGGCCGTGGACGTGCTGCGACCGGACCGTGTGCACCAAGTCGTTCCCGCCGACGTGCCGCTGCCTGGACGAGGTGGAGGAGTGCGCCCCCGCGTGCAAGCGCTGCGAGCCGTTCGGGATCAACCCCAACCGCCACGTCTGCAACGACCAGTACCACGGCGACCCCGGGCCCACGTGCGgcaaggacgacgacgacgatgaccaCCCCAGCGGCTCTccatccctcgccgccgccacacaGATGCAGTTGCTGCTGGTTTCTCTGATCTTGTTGTTTATCCAGAGTCCTTAGATGCGTGCGTGTACTAGCATCGCATCATGGTACGTGAGATGGCGCGTTCTTCACGGACCATGCAGCACGTAATAAGATTAGATTAGAAATCTTAGGGTGTGTCGAATAAGATTAACAAGAAAAAGGTCCCATGTCAGCATTTTCCTTTCTATTGTAGTCCTTTCTGATGGATAGATAAAAGCAGTCGCGAGGGAGTGAGCCTAGCTCAACTGGTTGGGGGAATGGATATATAAACCCAACACCTAGGTTCAAATCCTCGTGGAGGTGAATTTAGGTTAAGGTTGTGTGCATCCGTAGTTGGTGgcttggtgcagaggccgggaagtgaaTTCTCCCCTTCTTAAGTACTTGTGTCGTTGCACGTACGCACTTGCGTTTAGCCGATGGACAAGGCAAATCACAACTGTTGCGTATCTGGGTGCGGCTCAGCCCTCATCTCTGCATGGTGTGGGTGCTCGCGGCGGTGCCCACTGAGTTCTTCAGCCTGCTGATCGGTAGCCGGCAGGCGGCGGCGTGCGGCCTGCCGATCTGCCTAATAAAGGAGGTGGTCCTAGGGTTTTTCTTGTGTCAAGAGCCTGTCCTCATTGATCTGGCCGGTGACAAGTATCTAAAGGCTACGTCGGCGATCTTCATTGGGCGCCTGATGCCTATAGATTGCTAGATTGGTTGGGATTCGGTCGTATGAACCCATATTTCTTGCTGTGCGGCTTCAGGAGGGAGTCACGCGAAACTTCACTGTCTGTTGCCATCATGGGACATGTCGGTGTTTTGATTTCCATGGTGAAGATAGTGGCGGAGAATGTCATATGACGGCTGAGGTCTGAGGTCTAGTAACGGCGGACTGAGTCTTCGAGGCAATGAGGATTTTGCTTGGTGTTTCTTGACTTGTCACCGGAGGAGTACATAGTCTAGTCTTTCAGTGTGAAAATCCAAGGTCTGGCCTGAAGTGGTTGTGTTTGGCAATGGTGTTGTTGAAGGTATTGTTTTGAGAGTGCAGACTTTCTCCACGGTGAAAACCTGAGATCTATGATTGCACGGCAACGTCACTTATGCACTGTTTACTTTTTGGAGGCGTCGCTTTTGAAGAATTTGGACTCAGGGTGCTGCCTTCACAGTGGTTTGTATTGAAGCTACATGGTTTTGATCACCTTAGCGAGatctttagttttatttattttttatcttttttttagttatagttttgtgtGCATCTGTAATGTCTGTAGGACATTTTGCTGTTACCGAGGCCGGGTGTAATTGGCATCTCCAAGATACTAATATATTCCCTTTATGGAAAGAAGGATAAAAGTAGTCATAAAAACTGCGTTCTTCCCCCGCAAAAAATAGTCTGTTGTGTTAAGCAACTCTATTAGAGTCCGATCACCATAATAATCACAACTATAGTGATTTTGACAGAAATGATGCTCTAGCAGATTTGTCATGTCGTTAGAGATCACCCTCTCGTTAGGGATCATCATAATGTATGAAGTGTCCTCCGCATATGGCCTCCCAGCAGTCATATATGGCAGTCTCGAGGTTGGCTTTCGAAGAGAACTCCATATTGCAGTTGCATGTAGATTGTACTAGAGACTAACGCGCGCTTTGCCGCGCCGTTCTTCACTTGTGGGATTAACTTTTTTATATCTAGTATATTATTGTGATGCTTTGTTTTGTTTGAATTTTATCTTTTCTGGCTTGCGTTTTAGTTATGTTCCGATGGTGTTTCTTTTTCATTCGTATAATGTGTCGGGTTATTGTTGGAGACAATTTTTGTTCTGAGAGGAGAGTAGAGTTGTTTGGTTCGTGGTTTTGGCGTCTTACACGTTTCAGCCTTGTTGTTAGCCCATATTATTTGTTTGAGCCTTTTGTGAGTTCCTATTCCATGCTGAAGTAGTGAAATTGCTTTTATAGTGGTCACATGGGCTGGCCTACGAACCTCCCGCTCGCTCAGCTTGGCTCCTTACTCGTGTCTCTTGGTTAGCTTTTTTTCCTCTCCCTACCGCTTGCTTAGAAAAAGTGGCCTTTTTTGAAaaagttaatttaattaaaagaTGTTCAATGATTGTAAAAAATATAATAAATTTAAAACTCATTAATTTCAGGAATTTTTTATGAACCTAAAATAGTCATTTATTTCATAAAATGTTTGCAAATAAGATGAGTTTTCAAATGTAAAAATATTCACAAACTTTATAATTGATCATGAACTTAAAAATATCAATGAATTTAATAAATATTAATGAatctgcaaaaataaattttagAAAATATTTTGCTTTCTCTTTTTATCGGTGCTCATGGATTAAAAtgtgaaaataaaaaataaaaaagagaataaAACTAAACAGCACACAACCTGACATGCGCTCTCTACGACACAGCAGTCCTGAAAACACCACAACACTTGTAATCATGGGAGCTCAGTTCTGTACTGTAGATCTAGCGTTGCCGATGTTCAAGGGAAAGGTGGCCAGAGGCACATAGTATTGCTTTTAGATAGAGGAGCGGGCAGTGGAGTCAATGGGCAGGGCAGGAAAATGAAAGGGGAAAATGGAGGGATGGCAACGGACAATGAGATACACGCATCTTTACGAGCGGGCCCATCTGGCAGTACACTACAGTGGCAAATGGCTAAGTCGGTTGCGATTAATTTTTCCCCTCACGGTCATAGACGTGATTCACTTGGAAAAAACAGTCGAGCTCTCCCAGGGCTTCGATTCCTGGGTGCTTAGTAACTGTAACTATGTGGTGTAAAGGAAACTTCCAATGCTCGAATCTCACGTGGGATGACTGAGTGGTTGGGGGAAAAGGATGTCCCATTCATAAATGGGTCTCCATGATAATAAAAGCAGCAAATACGAAGACTCTGTTAATTATTATTTTGAAGGACTCTTAAGGTTACATGTTGCATCTCAAGCCTCTATAATTTTTTGAAGTGCACAACATACTAATTATGGAGGCTACTCTTTTGGca
Coding sequences within:
- the LOC123073747 gene encoding tetraketide alpha-pyrone reductase 2, translating into MPEYCVTGGTGFIASHLIRALLAAGHTVRATVRDPSDEAKVGFLWELEGADERLQLLRADLLVEGSFDAAVSGVDGVFHAASPVVVSYEDGKDAQEKLVDPIVKGAGNVLRSCARAAVPPRRVVFTSSCSCVRYRHHHVHGGAPPALNESHWSDADYCRTYGLWYAYAKTVAEKEAWRLATEHGLDLVVVNPSFVVGPVLGRAAATSTALVVLALLKGDLGKYPNTTIGFVHVDDVVLGHVLAMEDGRASGRLICSGDVAHWSEVLGSLRERYPQYPIPTECSGGKGDDRAHKMDTSKMEALGFPPFLSIQQMFDDCIKSFQEKGLLLP
- the LOC123076875 gene encoding Bowman-Birk type trypsin inhibitor; protein product: MTRRAAATFMLMLSLPTAALMVAADDVGVDSIRLPTDGGEGLATSKGGEKQTLSLPVPDQIVAPREQNVGDVLEEEERPWACCNSTVCTKSFPPTCRCLDEVEECAPACKACEPSGFNPAFHVCNDQYHGDPGPTCAKEERPWTCCDRTVCTKSFPPTCRCLDEVEECAPACKRCEPFGINPNRHVCNDQYHGDPGPTCGKDDDDDDHPSGSPSLAAATQMQLLLVSLILLFIQSP